The proteins below come from a single Alnus glutinosa chromosome 9, dhAlnGlut1.1, whole genome shotgun sequence genomic window:
- the LOC133877456 gene encoding beta-glucosidase 12-like isoform X2 — MAFQGCLRIGLPVVFGSFTCKSAASTPSPTPTPIPSLNRSSFPPGFIFGTASASYQYEGAVNEGGRGPSIWDTFTHTYPDKISDGSNGDVAVDQFHRYKEDVGIMKEMEVDAYRFSISWSRILPNGKLSGGVNQDGIRYYNKLINELLVLDKGLKPFATLFHWDLPQTLEDEYGGFLSPRIADDFRDYAEVCFKEFGDRVKHWITLNESYTFSSSGYASGDLAPGRCSSWQNLNCTGGDSGTEPYLVTHHQLLAHAAAVQVYKQKYQAEQKGVIGITLVTAWFVPLSDSTEDSNAAQRALDFSLGWFLDPLTNGDYPHSMRALVGKRLPQFTEEQAKLVKGSFDFLGLNYYIAKYAADAPDINTNPSYLTDSLVKLTDERNGIPIGPQASSSSLYMYPQGILDYMLYVKEKYHNPPIYITENGKA; from the exons ATGGCATTTCAAGGCTGTCTACGCATTGGTCTCCCGGTCGTTTTTGGCTCATTTACTTGTAAAAGCGCTGCTAGTACTCCAAGCCCTACCCCTACCCCTATCCCTTCACTCAACCGGAGCAGTTTTCCTCCTGGTTTCATTTTCGGGACGGCATCAGCGTCTTACCAG TATGAAGGTGCAGTAAATGAAGGCGGCAGAGGACCAAGCATATGGGACACTTTCACCCATACATATCCAG ATAAGATATCGGATGGCAGTAATGGAGATGTGGCTGTTGATCAATTCCATCGCTACAAG GAAGACGTCGGAATTATGAAGGAGATGGAAGTAGATGCATACAGGTTCTCAATATCATGGTCTCGAATTTTACCAA ACGGAAAGCTAAGTGGGGGTGTGAACCAAGATGGAATTAGATACTACAACAAGCTCATCAATGAGCTCCTAGTCCTGGACAAAG GTCTAAAGCCCTTTGCGACACTTTTTCATTGGGATTTACCCCAAACCTTAGAAGATGAGTATGGTGGTTTCTTAAGTCCTCGCATTGC TGATGACTTTCGGGACTACGCTGAGGTTTGCTTCAAGGAATTTGGTGACCGTGTAAAGCATTGGATCACACTAAATGAGTCATACACCTTCAGCAGTAGTGGTTATGCAAGTGGGGATTTAGCACCTGGTCGATGTTCCAGTTGGCAAAATCTGAACTGCACCGGTGGAGATTCAGGCACAGAGCCATATTTGGTCACCCATCACCAGCTTCTTGCTCATGCAGCCGCTGTCCAAgtctacaaacaaaaatatcag GCCGAACAAAAAGGTGTAATAGGGATTACGCTAGTGACTGCCTGGTTTGTGCCATTATCTGATTCGACGGAAGACAGTAATGCTGCGCAACGTGCCCTTGATTTCTCTTTAGGATG GTTTTTAGACCCCTTGACAAATGGTGACTATCCCCATAGCATGCGAGCTCTCGTTGGAAAGCGATTGCCCCAGTTCACGGAAGAGCAAGCGAAGCTGGTAAAAGGGTCATTTGACTTTCTCGGATTAAACTACTATATTGCCAAATATGCTGCCGACGCACCTGACATTAATACTAACCCAAGCTACTTGACTGATTCTCTTGTTAAGCTCACCG ATGAACGCAATGGGATCCCCATTGGTCCACAG GCTTCATCAAGTTCGCTCTATATGTACCCTCAAGGAATTCTGGATTATATGCTTTATGTCAAGGAGAAGTACCATAATCCGCCAATCTATATTACCGAGAATG gGAAGGCGTAA
- the LOC133877456 gene encoding beta-glucosidase 13-like isoform X1, giving the protein MAFQGCLRIGLPVVFGSFTCKSAASTPSPTPTPIPSLNRSSFPPGFIFGTASASYQYEGAVNEGGRGPSIWDTFTHTYPDKISDGSNGDVAVDQFHRYKEDVGIMKEMEVDAYRFSISWSRILPNGKLSGGVNQDGIRYYNKLINELLVLDKGLKPFATLFHWDLPQTLEDEYGGFLSPRIADDFRDYAEVCFKEFGDRVKHWITLNESYTFSSSGYASGDLAPGRCSSWQNLNCTGGDSGTEPYLVTHHQLLAHAAAVQVYKQKYQAEQKGVIGITLVTAWFVPLSDSTEDSNAAQRALDFSLGWFLDPLTNGDYPHSMRALVGKRLPQFTEEQAKLVKGSFDFLGLNYYIAKYAADAPDINTNPSYLTDSLVKLTDERNGIPIGPQASSSSLYMYPQGILDYMLYVKEKYHNPPIYITENGVDEFNNDNLSLEEALKDNQRIEYHHSHLFYLHRAIMEGVNIKGYFAWSLLDNFEWSKGYTVRFGIHYVDYKNGLKRYPKLSAGWFKNFLKK; this is encoded by the exons ATGGCATTTCAAGGCTGTCTACGCATTGGTCTCCCGGTCGTTTTTGGCTCATTTACTTGTAAAAGCGCTGCTAGTACTCCAAGCCCTACCCCTACCCCTATCCCTTCACTCAACCGGAGCAGTTTTCCTCCTGGTTTCATTTTCGGGACGGCATCAGCGTCTTACCAG TATGAAGGTGCAGTAAATGAAGGCGGCAGAGGACCAAGCATATGGGACACTTTCACCCATACATATCCAG ATAAGATATCGGATGGCAGTAATGGAGATGTGGCTGTTGATCAATTCCATCGCTACAAG GAAGACGTCGGAATTATGAAGGAGATGGAAGTAGATGCATACAGGTTCTCAATATCATGGTCTCGAATTTTACCAA ACGGAAAGCTAAGTGGGGGTGTGAACCAAGATGGAATTAGATACTACAACAAGCTCATCAATGAGCTCCTAGTCCTGGACAAAG GTCTAAAGCCCTTTGCGACACTTTTTCATTGGGATTTACCCCAAACCTTAGAAGATGAGTATGGTGGTTTCTTAAGTCCTCGCATTGC TGATGACTTTCGGGACTACGCTGAGGTTTGCTTCAAGGAATTTGGTGACCGTGTAAAGCATTGGATCACACTAAATGAGTCATACACCTTCAGCAGTAGTGGTTATGCAAGTGGGGATTTAGCACCTGGTCGATGTTCCAGTTGGCAAAATCTGAACTGCACCGGTGGAGATTCAGGCACAGAGCCATATTTGGTCACCCATCACCAGCTTCTTGCTCATGCAGCCGCTGTCCAAgtctacaaacaaaaatatcag GCCGAACAAAAAGGTGTAATAGGGATTACGCTAGTGACTGCCTGGTTTGTGCCATTATCTGATTCGACGGAAGACAGTAATGCTGCGCAACGTGCCCTTGATTTCTCTTTAGGATG GTTTTTAGACCCCTTGACAAATGGTGACTATCCCCATAGCATGCGAGCTCTCGTTGGAAAGCGATTGCCCCAGTTCACGGAAGAGCAAGCGAAGCTGGTAAAAGGGTCATTTGACTTTCTCGGATTAAACTACTATATTGCCAAATATGCTGCCGACGCACCTGACATTAATACTAACCCAAGCTACTTGACTGATTCTCTTGTTAAGCTCACCG ATGAACGCAATGGGATCCCCATTGGTCCACAG GCTTCATCAAGTTCGCTCTATATGTACCCTCAAGGAATTCTGGATTATATGCTTTATGTCAAGGAGAAGTACCATAATCCGCCAATCTATATTACCGAGAATG GGGTTGATGAGTTCAATAATGACAACTTGTCGCTCGAGGAAGCCCTTAAGGACAACCAAAGAATTGAATATCACCATAGCCATCTTTTCTATCTTCATAGGGCTATCAT gGAAGGCGTAAACATTAAAGGATACTTTGCGTGGTCATTATTAGACAACTTCGAATGGAGTAAAGGTTACACTGTTCGGTTTGGCATCCACTATGTAGACTATAAGAATGGACTGAAAAGATACCCTAAGCTTTCAGCTGGTTGGTTCAAGAATTTCCTGAAGAAGTAG